A part of Desulfobacter sp. genomic DNA contains:
- a CDS encoding addiction module protein has translation MQNAIEIKHLTREEKLRMVDALWADLLSEEELLESPTWHKKALQETEKRLAEGKERIVDWHTAKKELRKHFE, from the coding sequence ATGCAGAATGCAATAGAAATAAAGCACCTCACCAGAGAAGAAAAACTCAGGATGGTGGATGCTTTGTGGGCGGATTTATTATCAGAGGAAGAGCTGCTCGAATCGCCGACCTGGCATAAAAAGGCCCTTCAGGAAACAGAAAAGCGTCTTGCAGAAGGTAAAGAGAGAATTGTAGATTGGCATACTGCCAAAAAAGAACTACGGAAACACTTTGAATGA